One genomic segment of Alkalimarinus alittae includes these proteins:
- a CDS encoding ABC transporter substrate-binding protein has protein sequence MSFWPKLAVYLLLTLLTASCAHRPAINSTTPTIDATGVKNILVINTNHSLERYRVSQAAFIETLKLTAADNTRAVSTIDLDMDNTPVETLQDVLNQRHYDAVYCIGAKALGSVDYIDPNTQVVFSSVLNWRRFVDQPRYSGIASDPATEAQLTWFKYFFPDIKTIGVLYSAKNRQLLKHATKIASQLSINIVGEEVHSNSSLMAQANALLPNVDALWLISDSTVLSSTDTAKQLFAAADQHKTPILSYNPVFVEMGALLSISADVATTGRQAALIMNNLLSGSNQASSIQFPAGSSISLNLRKVHEYNIKLNSSALDSVNELVGE, from the coding sequence ATGAGTTTTTGGCCAAAGCTCGCAGTATATTTACTGCTTACCTTACTGACAGCGTCTTGTGCGCATCGACCTGCGATCAACAGCACAACACCTACGATTGATGCTACGGGAGTGAAAAATATCCTTGTTATCAATACCAATCACTCGCTCGAACGTTATAGGGTATCTCAAGCCGCCTTTATCGAAACGCTTAAATTAACAGCCGCAGACAACACGCGTGCAGTTAGCACGATCGATTTAGATATGGACAACACTCCGGTAGAGACGCTACAAGATGTTCTAAATCAGCGCCATTATGATGCGGTTTACTGCATAGGCGCCAAAGCACTAGGGTCAGTAGACTATATAGATCCAAACACACAGGTGGTATTTAGCTCAGTTTTAAATTGGCGACGATTTGTTGACCAACCTAGATATTCAGGTATTGCTAGTGATCCTGCCACCGAAGCCCAACTGACCTGGTTCAAATACTTTTTCCCTGACATAAAAACGATCGGTGTATTGTACAGTGCTAAAAACCGTCAACTGCTTAAACATGCAACTAAGATAGCCTCGCAACTCTCAATCAATATAGTCGGGGAAGAAGTCCATTCAAATTCAAGCCTAATGGCTCAAGCTAATGCTCTGTTGCCTAATGTGGATGCCTTATGGCTTATTTCAGATTCAACAGTCCTAAGCTCTACGGACACTGCAAAACAACTCTTTGCTGCCGCAGATCAACACAAAACGCCTATCCTTTCATATAACCCTGTATTTGTTGAAATGGGTGCACTGCTTAGCATTTCAGCCGATGTTGCAACCACTGGTCGCCAGGCTGCATTAATCATGAACAACCTACTTAGTGGTTCCAATCAAGCGTCATCTATTCAATTCCCTGCGGGCAGCAGTATTTCACTAAACCTGAGAAAAGTGCACGAATACAATATAAAGCTCAATAGCAGCGCATTGGATTCAGTAAATGAGCTTGTAGGAGAGTAA
- a CDS encoding TonB-dependent receptor plug domain-containing protein, translated as MRKIIRVNMRCSLLVLLTASVSWVEATEKESEEQVLTALEEEIRWLQEESYVTTATKTLENIRKSGATVSVITASELKNMGARNLMDALKRLPGIGVSQFNMGISSVEVRGVKTNFSEKVLYLINGHPTNNNLVNGGGQTSYNNFIVDDIERVEVVRGPGSALYGANAFVAVINIITKDASDINGTELTVGAGSDETHKLNVQFGDTFDQLDVSVNLNVLDTDGINGHVESDAIGQSGTTDFWQQRYELGFQLGYGDYSLQGKYLKRQSGSYLGANNVLNDGTEQEYVDYFFELGYRRALSSQLTFISKLYFDHFQFDNLWEIVPKGYTDTSGFTYPDGLFLRSPIKHDKTGVDAQLEFQLNSQHKLLGGVTAEHQSQYNVELWTNFGSGPMKDISSTTNWNGSHNRDIYAAYVQDIWDMGENLRLIAGARYDHYSDFGSSFNPRLSFTWGFIEHYNFIATYGSAFRAPTFGELYNINNPSIIGNPDVEPEEIETFELGINGDITKRTSLRATWFRNDITNLIGPTPTPSGAAVSESGNVGRLRVDGIEFEISSRLRDGSSVALNYTYQHPFNQVTNERAPEVPLHKANASFNYRHSKHLDGFVGLLYRGSLSRDSADMRSDVPDLVTLDLAVTWKNYIEGLELQASVYNLADTTYSDPSPSGSMLSDYPKPGRSLMVELSYKL; from the coding sequence ATGCGAAAGATAATACGAGTAAATATGAGGTGTTCGTTATTAGTCTTATTGACTGCTAGCGTGAGTTGGGTAGAAGCAACTGAGAAAGAATCAGAAGAGCAGGTACTCACGGCTTTAGAAGAAGAGATTCGTTGGTTGCAAGAGGAGTCTTATGTCACAACGGCAACTAAAACGTTAGAGAATATTAGAAAAAGCGGCGCAACAGTTTCGGTGATTACGGCCTCTGAACTAAAAAATATGGGGGCTAGAAACCTGATGGATGCCCTGAAGCGGTTGCCCGGCATCGGCGTTAGCCAGTTTAATATGGGGATTTCTTCGGTTGAGGTTAGAGGAGTAAAAACTAACTTTTCCGAAAAAGTACTGTATCTAATTAACGGCCACCCTACGAATAATAATCTGGTTAATGGCGGTGGACAGACTTCTTACAACAATTTTATTGTAGATGATATTGAGCGGGTTGAAGTGGTTAGAGGGCCTGGCTCTGCCTTGTATGGGGCTAATGCGTTTGTTGCGGTGATAAACATCATCACTAAAGATGCGTCTGATATTAACGGGACCGAATTAACCGTGGGTGCCGGTAGCGATGAAACTCACAAACTGAATGTGCAGTTTGGAGATACGTTTGATCAGTTAGACGTCTCAGTCAACCTAAATGTTTTAGATACGGACGGTATAAACGGGCATGTTGAATCAGACGCTATTGGGCAATCGGGCACCACCGATTTCTGGCAACAACGTTATGAGTTAGGCTTTCAGCTGGGGTACGGCGACTATTCACTGCAAGGCAAATATTTGAAGCGGCAAAGTGGTTCTTATTTAGGTGCTAATAATGTTTTGAATGATGGAACAGAGCAGGAATATGTCGATTACTTTTTTGAACTAGGCTACCGGCGAGCACTCTCAAGTCAACTTACATTTATAAGCAAGTTGTATTTTGATCACTTCCAGTTTGATAACCTGTGGGAAATTGTGCCCAAAGGGTATACTGATACTAGCGGATTCACTTACCCCGATGGTTTGTTTTTAAGAAGCCCGATTAAGCATGATAAAACAGGCGTGGATGCTCAACTTGAATTTCAACTAAATAGCCAACACAAGCTACTTGGTGGTGTCACGGCGGAACATCAAAGTCAGTATAATGTAGAGCTTTGGACTAATTTCGGGTCTGGTCCGATGAAAGATATATCTTCGACGACTAACTGGAATGGCAGCCATAATCGAGATATTTATGCCGCTTATGTACAAGATATTTGGGATATGGGTGAGAACTTGAGGCTCATTGCGGGCGCGCGTTACGACCATTACAGTGACTTTGGTAGTTCATTTAACCCGCGCTTGAGCTTTACTTGGGGCTTTATCGAACATTATAATTTTATTGCCACCTATGGCTCAGCGTTTAGGGCGCCCACTTTTGGTGAGCTATACAATATAAACAACCCCTCTATCATCGGGAACCCTGATGTTGAGCCTGAGGAAATAGAAACCTTTGAATTAGGCATTAATGGCGACATCACTAAACGCACTAGCTTACGGGCAACATGGTTTAGAAATGATATTACTAATTTGATTGGACCCACACCTACGCCCTCGGGAGCTGCAGTGAGCGAGTCGGGTAATGTTGGTCGGTTAAGGGTTGATGGTATCGAGTTTGAAATATCATCAAGGCTTAGAGATGGTTCAAGCGTAGCGCTCAATTATACTTATCAACATCCGTTTAATCAGGTGACTAATGAGCGTGCGCCAGAGGTGCCACTGCATAAGGCTAACGCATCGTTTAACTATCGCCACTCAAAGCATCTTGACGGTTTTGTCGGGTTGTTATATCGAGGTAGCTTAAGTCGGGATAGTGCGGATATGCGAAGTGATGTCCCCGATTTAGTTACCTTAGATCTGGCTGTTACTTGGAAGAATTACATCGAAGGGTTAGAGCTTCAAGCATCTGTTTATAACTTAGCCGACACCACCTACTCTGATCCATCGCCATCTGGCTCAATGCTTTCAGATTACCCTAAACCCGGTAGAAGCTTAATGGTTGAGTTAAGCTATAAACTCTAA
- a CDS encoding response regulator → MNTNNTMLQTASVRFLIVEDHPLFLEGLTLALQKMPSHIYLQSVGSAQAAKAALTQSADYDLILLDLHLPDGQGLTLLRYLQLKRIFIPVAIISASEDQSDVRAAISAGASGFISKANNSAAIVSAIERVLAGEECLPDFYHPPQQNQPTLATQCTLTPRQLEVLELLAEGLPNKRICQRLELTEHTVKTHLKTLFQLLEVHNRTECVQKAAKLGFLG, encoded by the coding sequence ATGAATACGAACAATACTATGCTGCAAACAGCATCGGTGCGTTTTCTTATCGTTGAAGATCACCCTCTATTTTTGGAGGGGTTAACGTTGGCATTGCAAAAAATGCCCTCACACATCTATTTACAGTCAGTGGGTAGTGCGCAAGCTGCAAAAGCGGCTTTAACACAATCAGCTGACTATGACCTTATCTTACTAGACCTTCATTTACCCGATGGCCAAGGGCTTACGTTATTGCGCTATCTTCAACTTAAAAGAATATTTATTCCCGTAGCCATTATATCTGCCTCAGAAGATCAGTCTGATGTAAGAGCCGCCATCTCTGCAGGCGCGTCTGGTTTTATTAGTAAAGCTAATAATAGCGCTGCTATTGTGTCAGCTATTGAACGCGTGTTAGCAGGAGAAGAATGCCTGCCTGATTTTTATCATCCCCCCCAACAAAACCAACCAACACTGGCGACGCAGTGCACGCTTACGCCTCGTCAATTAGAGGTGCTTGAGCTGCTAGCGGAGGGCTTGCCCAATAAACGAATATGCCAACGCTTAGAATTGACTGAACATACGGTAAAAACCCACCTCAAAACACTGTTTCAGTTACTAGAGGTGCATAATCGGACAGAGTGTGTGCAAAAAGCGGCCAAGCTGGGTTTTCTCGGTTAA
- a CDS encoding ATP-binding response regulator produces the protein MSRWIKGLNEEQITRDLALGFRQLRFSSSLENVYQQYFYQWLTKRARPIGWFSLAIFLSYSLLDYRLFPDFVSQWTISIRLFLICPLILILIWLSYQPLKPRLFFAYYGVSYFLSGLAIVAIIMSARFQQVYMPYDGLLLVMMYGYFVMKVPFYSAIAASWLIFLTYLIVGGLAGIPQQELIYNSSFLITANIIGGVGSYLQEHSQRTHFLGQLLLEFAHETAEIKSEQKTKLIATASHELRQPLHAMNLLAENLSGELGNSQQQDTMSRLQLSILQLQDLLGSLFDISRLSIGVIKPRKKEVDCSELINSLVTEYRPRCDASGIILTANLPQHLFANTDPLLLTRILRNLLENALKHSQATELAVTLNKVRDADQQDAIEINVIDNGVGIEQQDQEDAFKEFNSLARHGGGLGVGLAVVKQLTAMQGISLTLISSKNTGCQFRLLLPVGRPLRLLRNDEIRDKDLFVRAAKCENEKIKQLTIVDDDREILASMAHLITGWHYQVSLFDSPSRLLNAVQAETPDAIIVDYQFLNDPDTNGVELIQRLRQHYGREVPALLLSANTELDLDAAVSGNTVVAYKPLKPAKLKLILSHLTAKPN, from the coding sequence ATGTCTCGCTGGATAAAAGGTCTCAATGAAGAACAGATAACGCGGGATCTTGCGCTAGGATTCCGTCAATTAAGATTTTCCTCTTCTTTAGAAAACGTCTACCAGCAGTATTTTTATCAGTGGTTAACAAAGCGGGCTCGTCCTATCGGCTGGTTCAGCCTTGCCATATTTCTATCATATTCACTGTTAGATTATCGGCTATTCCCTGACTTTGTTTCGCAGTGGACGATTAGTATCCGTCTTTTTCTGATCTGCCCGTTAATTCTCATCTTAATATGGTTAAGTTACCAACCGCTTAAGCCACGTTTGTTCTTTGCCTATTATGGCGTGAGTTACTTTTTGTCGGGGTTGGCTATTGTCGCCATTATTATGAGTGCCCGATTTCAGCAAGTTTATATGCCTTATGATGGTTTGCTGCTAGTAATGATGTACGGTTACTTTGTCATGAAAGTCCCATTTTATTCAGCTATTGCTGCGTCATGGCTGATATTTTTGACCTATCTTATTGTAGGGGGATTGGCAGGTATTCCTCAACAAGAGCTGATCTATAACAGTTCTTTTCTGATCACGGCCAATATTATTGGTGGCGTCGGGAGCTATCTTCAGGAGCATTCACAAAGGACACATTTTTTGGGGCAGTTACTGCTAGAGTTTGCACATGAAACCGCCGAGATAAAAAGCGAACAGAAAACCAAGCTGATTGCGACCGCAAGTCATGAATTAAGGCAGCCGCTTCATGCAATGAATCTGTTGGCAGAAAACCTTTCGGGCGAGCTAGGCAATTCACAGCAGCAAGACACGATGTCGAGGTTACAGCTATCGATTCTCCAGTTGCAAGACCTACTGGGCTCATTGTTTGATATTTCTAGACTCAGTATTGGTGTCATTAAACCCCGAAAAAAAGAAGTTGATTGTAGTGAGCTAATTAATTCTTTAGTGACAGAATATCGACCTCGTTGCGACGCTAGCGGGATTATTTTGACCGCAAACCTCCCGCAACACTTATTTGCCAACACAGACCCATTGCTACTCACTCGCATCCTTAGAAACCTATTAGAAAACGCCCTTAAGCATAGCCAAGCAACAGAGCTTGCGGTTACGTTAAATAAAGTGCGCGATGCTGACCAGCAAGATGCTATTGAGATTAACGTGATCGATAATGGCGTAGGCATTGAACAGCAAGACCAAGAAGATGCATTCAAAGAGTTTAATTCATTAGCGCGTCATGGTGGCGGGTTAGGCGTTGGCTTGGCTGTGGTTAAACAGCTGACAGCCATGCAGGGCATTTCATTGACGTTAATATCCTCGAAAAATACAGGCTGCCAGTTTAGATTGTTGCTGCCCGTTGGGAGACCGCTTAGGTTACTTAGAAATGACGAAATACGAGACAAAGACCTATTCGTCCGAGCCGCTAAGTGTGAAAATGAGAAGATTAAACAGCTAACCATAGTCGATGACGACCGTGAAATTCTAGCGTCAATGGCGCATCTAATAACGGGTTGGCACTATCAAGTAAGCCTGTTCGACTCCCCTTCACGGCTCTTGAACGCAGTGCAAGCCGAGACCCCTGACGCGATAATCGTCGATTACCAATTCTTAAATGACCCAGATACAAATGGTGTTGAACTCATTCAGCGATTGCGTCAGCACTATGGTCGGGAGGTGCCTGCTCTATTGCTGTCTGCTAACACCGAGTTGGACTTAGACGCAGCCGTTAGCGGCAATACCGTAGTGGCATACAAGCCATTAAAACCGGCCAAACTGAAGCTTATTTTGAGCCATTTAACAGCCAAGCCTAATTAA
- a CDS encoding lipase secretion chaperone, with amino-acid sequence MNNKQWAKVLGFIGASSLVVAVLSVQYSGSKVGAIPSSVGLTSVQPDQAAITLGRQASLSDNSQPLNVDIEIQPIATPRQLPNAFAPSLEGTDIDGQLKLDAAGNLVVDLEVKDFFDYFLNTVGEVTPDVAVAEMQQVAASYLPPSAVDQAMKLLGEYLAYKSQAVELMAQPMLPIEQQTKQYQIDMLEMTFQTLKSIRRETMSEEAVTAFFTLEEAYGEYTLATIRVQNDETLSVDEKLALTQFYREQLPAIVRKTEETVLADADKHQVIHQAITSGNEETLRQQLADDGYDEDVAAEIVAFQSQQRLFDQRYQAYLLEKRQLVSAGLTDEDQTYQLGLLRARYFSNEKELTQAKVRDLKHQS; translated from the coding sequence ATGAACAATAAACAATGGGCAAAAGTGCTAGGCTTTATTGGTGCATCATCGTTGGTTGTGGCCGTTTTAAGTGTGCAATATAGCGGTTCGAAGGTCGGTGCGATACCCTCGTCCGTTGGTTTGACCTCAGTTCAGCCAGATCAAGCCGCTATAACTTTGGGGCGTCAAGCAAGTCTGAGTGACAACAGCCAACCGCTGAACGTTGACATTGAAATACAGCCCATTGCAACCCCTAGGCAATTGCCTAATGCCTTTGCGCCCTCCTTAGAAGGTACAGACATTGACGGCCAGTTAAAGCTTGATGCCGCAGGTAATCTGGTGGTTGATTTAGAGGTTAAGGACTTCTTTGATTATTTTTTGAATACCGTGGGAGAAGTGACCCCTGATGTAGCGGTTGCTGAGATGCAGCAAGTGGCGGCTAGCTATTTGCCTCCGTCAGCGGTTGATCAAGCCATGAAGCTACTGGGAGAGTACCTCGCTTACAAAAGCCAAGCAGTGGAATTGATGGCCCAACCCATGTTGCCGATCGAGCAGCAAACCAAGCAATATCAGATAGACATGCTAGAAATGACCTTTCAAACCCTCAAGTCGATTCGCCGTGAAACCATGAGTGAAGAAGCAGTTACGGCTTTTTTTACTCTAGAAGAAGCCTATGGTGAATATACGTTAGCTACCATTAGGGTGCAAAATGATGAAACATTATCGGTTGATGAAAAGCTCGCCCTCACTCAGTTTTATCGTGAACAACTTCCAGCGATTGTGCGTAAAACAGAAGAAACAGTACTGGCAGATGCTGATAAGCATCAAGTGATTCATCAGGCCATAACATCAGGCAATGAAGAGACGTTAAGGCAGCAGTTGGCGGATGACGGTTATGATGAAGACGTGGCAGCTGAAATAGTCGCATTTCAAAGCCAGCAGCGTTTATTCGATCAGCGTTACCAAGCCTATCTTTTAGAAAAACGACAGTTGGTGAGTGCAGGCTTGACCGATGAAGATCAAACGTACCAATTAGGGTTATTAAGAGCGCGCTATTTCAGCAATGAAAAAGAGCTGACTCAAGCAAAAGTGAGAGATTTGAAGCATCAATCTTGA
- a CDS encoding esterase/lipase family protein has translation MRKLMLTAVCLSLAMVASNSHAWWGYTKTKYPIVLVHGVTGFDTLGGLVNYFHKVPYNLERDGAKVYTVSVSFVNSSEARGEQLANFISGLGESKVNLMAHSQGAPTSRVAASIIPNKIASITSINGVNYGSKVADVIRNVIPPGSSVEGGANAIANAFGNIVGALSSSNNPQDGIAALETLTTSGTIALNNALGWKGVNPTYCQASSENVSINGNNIKMYSWSGKTPWTNVLDPADAFLLITSNAFDSGEDNDGLVASCATKMGKVISTRYQLNHVDAINHLFGVRSVWTNPISLYRSQANRLKNQGL, from the coding sequence ATGCGTAAACTCATGCTCACAGCGGTGTGCCTATCCCTTGCGATGGTTGCATCAAACTCCCACGCCTGGTGGGGATATACTAAAACTAAATACCCAATTGTACTGGTTCATGGGGTCACAGGGTTTGATACTCTGGGTGGTTTAGTGAATTATTTTCATAAAGTACCCTATAACTTAGAGCGCGATGGCGCAAAAGTTTATACCGTTAGCGTTTCGTTCGTAAATTCAAGTGAAGCACGCGGAGAACAGTTGGCTAACTTTATCTCAGGTTTAGGCGAAAGTAAGGTTAACTTGATGGCGCATAGTCAGGGCGCTCCTACTTCGCGGGTTGCTGCTTCGATTATACCGAATAAAATAGCCTCTATTACCTCTATAAATGGCGTCAACTATGGTTCTAAAGTAGCGGATGTTATTCGCAATGTTATTCCGCCGGGTTCATCTGTTGAGGGGGGTGCAAATGCCATAGCCAATGCCTTTGGAAACATCGTTGGCGCGCTATCATCGAGTAATAACCCACAAGACGGTATTGCAGCACTAGAAACGCTGACTACTAGCGGAACAATAGCGCTTAATAATGCACTTGGTTGGAAAGGCGTAAACCCAACCTACTGTCAGGCTTCTTCAGAAAACGTCTCAATTAATGGTAATAACATCAAAATGTATTCTTGGAGTGGTAAAACCCCTTGGACCAATGTATTAGATCCCGCAGATGCTTTTTTGTTGATTACTTCAAATGCATTTGATTCTGGCGAAGATAATGATGGTTTAGTCGCGTCATGTGCAACCAAAATGGGTAAGGTTATTAGTACCCGCTATCAGTTAAATCATGTCGATGCTATCAATCACTTGTTTGGTGTTCGCTCTGTTTGGACGAACCCAATTTCATTGTATAGAAGTCAGGCCAATCGTCTTAAGAATCAAGGGCTTTAG